One genomic window of Lepeophtheirus salmonis chromosome 5, UVic_Lsal_1.4, whole genome shotgun sequence includes the following:
- the LOC121117117 gene encoding uncharacterized protein, translating into MSTEDGKHSGRPKEIVTEENIKKIQKIILNDSKLKLNEIADTLKISNERIYHMIHEYLGMKKLCVKDMPRKLTFKRKQHRIDDSEQCLKMIKRNKPEFLRRYVTIDETWIHHFTPKSNRQSS; encoded by the coding sequence ATGAGTACCGAAGACGGTAAACATAGTGGACGCCCAAAAGAGATTGTTACCGaggaaaacattaaaaaaatccaaaaaattattttgaatgacaGTAAATTGAAATTGAACGAAATAGCAGACACTCTAAAGATATCAAATGAACGTATATATCATATGATTCACGAATATTTGGGTATGAAAAAGCTCTGTGTAAAGGATATGCCACGCAAGCTCACTTTTAAACGAAAGCAACACCGAATTGATGATTCGGAGCAATGTTTGAAGATGATCAAGCGTAATAAACCCGAGTTTTTGCGTCGATATGTGACAATTGATGAAACATGGATCCATCATTTTACTCCGAAGTCCAATCGACAGTCCTCCTAG